A region of the Candidatus Gastranaerophilales bacterium genome:
CGATAACCGTTTTAAAAAGAAGCATAAGAATGTTTCCGGAAGAGTTTACTATTTATATCCGCTTATCCGAACTGTACCAAACTACGGGCGATATCAAAAAATCTAACGAAATACTTGATAAATATCTAAAAGACAGGAATGATATTGATGAAGATATTTTAGAAAAAATAGAAAATATGAAGTCAACCCTGCTTGAAGTTAAGTAAAGGAGTTTACTATGGAATGCAAAATCAGCCAAAACAAAGCACATTGTACCTGTTCTTATCCCTGCCAAAGAAGAGGGCTGTGCTGTGAATGTGTAGCTTATCACCGCAGTGCGGGGCAAATTCCCGGCTGTTTCTTTACTCCTGCCGGCGAAAAAACTTACGACCGTTCTTATAAAGCTTTTATCAGAGATTGCGAAAATAGATGATGAAAATACCCGAATTGCCAAAATTTTTTAAAGAAATATTTTTCTCTTCCAATAATGAAATATTTATCCTGCACGAAAACGGTGAAATTATCTCCATGAACTCAAGCGCTGTAGAAAGATTTTCGAATTTGAAAAATATTTACGAGATTAACCATTTGCTAAACTTTGAAATTTGTATTCTCCAAAGCGATGAAATTATGACTTATACCCCGCTTTATGCTTGCCTTAATTCTAACGAACCGTTTTTTGCAAATGTAATATTACAACAGGGTGAGGACCAATTTTCGGAATATTTTTTGTATTCTTTTCAAGAAGCAGGCTGCAGGATTTTATTCTTGCAAAACCGATTTAGTAAAAATCTTGAAAACAGGTGTTTTCAGCTGCAATCCGAAGTTTCGCAAACACGAGAACTTAAGCAGAAACTGGAATCACAGTTTTTGAGGACAAAGCTCCTTAACCTCATTTCTTCTAAAATAAGAGAACATATTGATACGGCTAAAATCCTTGAAATAGTTGAAGAACAGCTTAAAAAAACTGTTAATCTTCAGGAGTTTATGTTTATAAAATCAGAAAACAACACCGTTAACTACAAAAATAATATTTTTAAAGACAAGGTTAAGACTTTCAGAGAGAATAGTTTTAGTGAATTGTATGTTCCGGTTTTTCAAGGTCAAAACCTTGCAGGCGGAATGGTGATTGCGAAGGACAGCGATTTTGCGCAGGAAGAAGAAGATTTAATTAAAAATTTATCCAATCTCTTATCAACGGCATTCAATCAGGCGGCGTTATTTGAAGAGCTTGAAATGCAGAAACAGTCTTTGGAAACAGCATTGCAGCAGTTGAAAAATGCGCAGCTTCAAATTGTACAATCAGAAAAAATGGCAACTTTAGGGCAGCTTGTGGCAGGTGTTGCACACGAAATTAATACTCCGTTAGGGGCTATTTCAAGCAACCTTGATTTGGTTGAAAAACTTATTAATTCGGGCAAAGACGGGCATGAGCTTATTAATTTGCTGCAGCAGATTTATCCTGTGAACAAAGAAGCCATTCAGCGGATAGAAAAAATAGTTAAATCGCTGAAAAACTTTACCAGACTGGATGAAGCCAAGCTTAAAAAGGTCGATATAACCGAAGGAATCAAAAGCTCGATAGAGCTTGTGCGCCATGAAGCTAAAAACAGAGTTAAAATTATCGAAAATTATGCTGACATTCCGCCCATAAAATGCTTTGCCGACCATATTAACCAGGTTATAATGAATATTTTGATTAATGCTATTCAAAGTATTAAAAATGAAGGTATCGTTGAAATTACAACTGCTGAAAAAGGTGATTTTATATCCGTTGCAATTAAAGATAACGGGGAAGGTATCGACCCTGAAATCTTAGACAGAATTTTTGAATTCGGCTTTACAACCAAAAAAATCGGTATAGGCACAGGGTTAGGTTTATCTTTGGCTAAAAAAATTATTGAAGACCACCATGGTGAGATAAAAGTTTACAACAACGAAGGTGAAGGCACTACCTTTGAAATACTCTTGCCCGTTACTTGTTGAGGATTTTGTATTAAGTTTTGTAACTATTACATTGAAATACGCAATTTTTGGACGAGAATATACTTTATATATACAGAAGAGATAAATTAATAAGAAACGAGCAATTAAATTTCCTTCCAACTTCCTTCCAATTAAATTCCCTTTTTTTAAACAAGTATTCGGCTAACCCAAAGTTAGCCCTTTTTTTGCGGATTTGCACTAGGCTGACCGAAACACAGTGTAGGGAACGCCGTCTGTTCGAAGCAACCCGATGAGGGTTGCGAGTTGTGCAAATCCAAGACAGCGGATTTTTGGAAGGGTGCCGTGTGAGGCAAAGCCGAACCCAGCCCGTAAGAGCAATAGCCGAATTGAACGGAAACTTTTTCGTTAGAAAAATGTTGGAGTGAAATGGCAGGCTATGCACGCCCAAAAATCCAAGACAGCGCCGCTGACGCGGGTCGGATTGTTGTACGATTTTAGAACAGTGTGTTTAATGGTTGTGAGGTGGCGTTGACGTAGGCTGACCGAAACGCAGTGAGGGAACGCCAACCAACTCTTAAGCTTTTCACCTTTTCACCTCTTAAACTCCCAGCTTCCCAACTTCCTTAAGCCCTTTGTGAATGCTTGACTATATTTTATGGTTGAATGAAAATTTATAGTGTATAAACAAAAAAATTAGAAGGAGAATTAGATGGATACAATACAGATTTCTCACGAAGTAGAATCAATGTGTTGCGTAAAAAGAGGGGTAAAAGGCGAACCTGCTCCGATTCCTCAAGAAGGCGGATGGACTAGGTCTAAAGAAATAACAGATATTTCGGGTTTAACTCACGGCTGCGGCTGCTGCGCACCTCAACAAGGTACTTGCAAATTAACACTTAACGTTAAAAACGGCATTATTCAAGAAGCTCTTATTGAAACTCTTGGTTGTTCGGGTATGACCCATTCCGCTGCAATGGCGGGCGAAATCCTTCCCGGCAAAACAATACTTGAAGCATTAAATACAGACCTTGTTTGTGATGCTATCAACGTTGCTATGAGAGAATTATTCTTACAAATTGCTTACGGCAGAACACAAACAGCGTTTTCTTTAGGCGGACTTCCTGTAGGTGCAGGGCTGGAAGACCTGGGAAAAGGCTTGCGTTCACAAGTAGGTACTATCTTCTCAACAAAACAAAAAGGTCCAAGGTATTTAGAAGTAGCAGAAGGCTACATCTTAGAAACAGGTTTGGACGAAAACGACGAAATCATAGGCTACAAATTTGTTCACTTAGGCAAAATGATGGAACAAATCAAAAAAGGCGTTGACGCTAAAGAAGCTTACGAAAAAAATATCGGAACTTACGGCAGATTTAACGACGCCGTGAAAACAATTGACCCGAGATTACAATAAGAGGATAGAAATATGATTAAATTTGAAGGACAAGATAGAAGACAGGCAAAATTAGACAAAGTTTTACCTGAATACGGCTTCAAATCCTTGGAAGAAGCCAGAGATTTATGTTTATCAAAAGGCATTGATGTTGATGAAATCGTAAAAGGCACTCAAACAATTGCATTTGAAAACGCAGTATGGGCATATACTTTAGGTTGCGCCATTGCCATTAAAAAAGGTACAAAAACAGCTGTAGACGCTGCTTGTGATATCGGATTAGGCTTGCAGGCTTTTTGCATTCCCGGTTCTGTAGGCGACCAAAGAGATGTAGGGATAGGGCATGGTAATCTTGCTTCCATGCTTTTGAGAGAAGAAACAAAATGTTTTTGCTTCCTGGCAGGGCATGAATCTTTTGCAGCCGCAGAAGGCGCTATCGGTATAGCAAGAAATGCAAATAAAGTAAGAAAAGAGCCTTTGAGGGTTATCTTAAACGGTTTAGGCAAAGATGCCGCTTATGTTATTGCGCGTATCAACGGTTTTACTTATGTTGAAACCGAATATGACTATGCGACAGGCAAATTACATATCGTAAGCGAAAAACCTTTTTCAACAGGTGAAAGAGCAAGCGTTAAAGCTTATGGCGCTGATGATGTTTCAGAAGGTGTTGCTGTTATGGTTCACGAAGGCGTAGACGTTTCCATCACAGGGAACTCTACTAACCCTACCCGTTTCCAACACCCTGTTGCAGGCACTTATAAAAAATGGTGCAACGAAAACGGAAGAAAATACTTCTCTGTAGCATCAGGCGGCGGTACAGGCAGAACTCTTCACCCTGACAACATGGCTGCAGGACCTGCAAGCTACGGTATGACGGATACTATGGGAAGAATGCACGGAGATGCGCAATTTGCCGGTTCTTCTTCAGTACCCGCTCACGTTGAAATGATGGGTGTAATCGGTATGGGCAACAACCCGATGGTTGGAGCTACAGTAGCGGTTGCAGTTGCAGTTCAAAACGCTATGAATTAATTAAAATTCATTATAAAAAAGCCCTGTTCTTATTGAATAGGGCTTTTTACTAAATACTTGTACCGATGGCACGCTCAAGGTCGCTTATTGCATTTTGATAATCTTTGATTAGTGTTATGTAGGAATACTTTACTTTAATAGCGGCTTGCTGTGCCATTATAGCCAAAATTATGTCATTATTGTCTTTATCAAAACTTTGTTTAGATTTTGCAACAACTTCATTTGCTTTTCGCAAAAGTTTGTTCTCATATTTTTCTATCAAAATCGTATCCGCTACTATCCTTGAGTAAGCATCTTGAATTTCGTTAGTTATCTCTTTTTTTTGCAGCTCATAATTCTTTTCGCTATAGTATCTTTGGGCTACAGCTTCTTTTATAGGTCCTTGCTGGCGGTTGAAAACAGGAACCTCAAATGCACCCATGATAAAAGCACCGAGATTTGTACCGTCAGTTGTTACCATGTCGGGTCCGCCTGCCAAGAGTAAATTGGGGACTCGGTTTGCTTTTGCTATTTCTAAACGTTTCACGGCAAGTTTAATGTTATTTTGTTCTATTTTTAGTTCGGGGCGGTTTTCGTATGCAATTATTTGCAGTTTTTCCAAATTCTGACTATGCTCTTCCTGACTAAGTTTATGAATATTTGTAAGTCTTTCTGCCAAATTGGGGGTTTCAAGTGAATATTTGACACCCGCATCATGTCCCAAAAGCAGATTTAAATCGGTATGCGCCCTAAAGATTGCCATTTTTGTGTCTTCAATTTCATTTTCAGTGTTAATCCTTGTAATTTCAATCTGCAAAATTTCTTCATCCCGCAAAAAACCTTTTTTCTGTTTTTCATGTGTTATTCTCAGCAATTCATCGATTGTATTCAAAATTTCCATTGAAGCTTTTTCTTGTTCTTGCAATGCATAAAGTTCAATGTATGCTTTTCTGACTTTTGATTTTATATCAAGTATTTTGGCATTTATTTCTTCTTTGGTTATATCAAGCACTACATTAGCGGCTTCGGTACGTTTTTTTCTTTTTGATGCCGTTTCTATAACTATCTGAACACCTAAGCGGTAAGTCTCTTCAGCTATACCGTTATCGGAAATAATTACAGGGTTAAGTATGCTGTTTGCCGTAAAGACCCTCGATTCGCTTATTCCAAATCTTGCTTGTTCGCTTCTTAACTCGTGTGAGTTTTCAACCGCAATTCCTATTGCTTCGTCAATCCCGCCCAAAAACATGGTGGTTGCATTTGCATGATGTTGAAATATTAATATAGCTGAAAATATTGCCGTAAGCCTGATATAGAACTTCATAACGCTTAAACTTAATTACTCTGACAAAAATTATTCTACATCACACATATGAGTTTTTCAAAGAAACATTAAAGTTTTCAAAAAATTTGCCGATATATAAATCAAGTAAGGAAAGACCGATAAGGTCATATTCCAAACCTCCTCCCCAAGTCTAGTAGCCGCCCATATAGAGCGGCTTTCTTTTTTTTATAACTTTAATATTTTTTCTACTTTATTCACTTTATGTTTTAAAATTAAAATCCGTCCACATCAAACACTAGATAAGTTCTCAGTATCAGAATATTTTAAGTTATCACCATTTCTTATACATTCTATAAGAATATGTAAAGAAAAATTTGCAAGAATAAGGTTATAAAGGGTAATAAGTTGGCGCGCCGTATTATTCATCGTATAATAATGCTATGCCTAAGATTTTAGTTTTTTCAAACCAAAGCGATGATTTTATCAACATTGTTAACCCTTTAAAAGAAATAGGTTACATTGTTGAGTATTTGAGTGATGAAAGTAAAATTTTTGAAACCATATCGGCTTTTGTGCCTGATATTATGCTGCTTTGTTCTTACACTGCGATAAAAGATATTGCATTTGCCCTCAGGAAAATCAGGCTTCAGGACGAAGGCGGGGACATCCAAATCATTTTGCTGGTTAATAAAGACGCTGAGATTGATGAAGTTTTTTCAGGCGCCGACGGCTATGTTACCCGTCCTATTAACCCAAATATCCTCGTGGCAACGGTAAATGCGCATTTGCGTTTAAAAAACCATCTCGATATTTTCTCCGCCAACAACAGCGAACTTGCCAAACGGTTTTATCAGCTGAAGGTTTTATACGACACCAATTCTAATCTTGCAGGGACGTTAAACAAACGCAGGCTTATTAATATTATGAATGAAGGCTTGGAGCAAAGTATCAGTTATTCTTTATGCTCTACCCTTGTAATGGACAATCCTGATGACATAAGCCTCATTATAAATTCTCATTACCCTATAACAAAAAGGCTTGAGCAGGCGTTAAAATTGCGTGCCATGATTGCTTATAAATCCATGTTTAAAAATGAATCTCTGCCGTTTGAAATAAATATAGAAAAAGTCAGAACGGAGGTGAATTTTAAACAGGAAAACGGGAAGTATGACCTTGAAGTTATGAGTTACGGAAGTGTATTCTCACCCATATCAACTTCCGACAAATTTTTTGGCACGGTAGAAATTATGCGCGATACCGAGCTTTCCAATGAAGATATAACGTGTTTTCAAACAGTTGTCAGTCAGGTGGCATTGCCGCTTGAGAGCGCTATTCTTTATGAAGAAATTCAGGATAAGAACGTTAAACTTGAAAAACTTGAAAAACTCAAATCCGAATTTGTGTCAATAGTATCACACGAGTTGAGAACTCCTCTTACCGCTATCAAAAACTCAATAGATATAATGCTCAGCGGTAAATCAGGCGAGCTTACGGACGGGATGAAGAACTTCCTTTCTATGGGAGATAGAAATGTCGTAAGACTTTCGGGTATTATTAATGATTTGCTTGATTTGTCCAAGATAGAAGCAGGCAAAATGCAATACAGGTTTGAAGAAATCAACCTTGTTAACCCTATTAATTTTGTAATTTCAACGCTTAAATCAACGGCGGAAGCTAAAAATATTACTTTTGGGGCGAAAATTAATATTGATGAAGCCCGGGTTTATGCCGATATGCAAAAAGTCGAACAAATTCTTACCAATTTAACTTCAAACGCTATCAAATTTACAGGCAAAGACGGCAGCGTAAGTATTACTCTGGACAAGATACAAGCCAAAAACCTTGATATATCAAAGTTTTATGAATATAACAAAGAACCTCTGGCAGAAAATTATTTTCTGGTGCAGGTACAAGATACAGGGATAGGTATTGCCAAAGAAAACATGACAAAAGTATTCGATAAATTCCAGCAGATAGAAAGCTCCTTAAGCCGCAAAGTCGGCGGCACAGGCTTAGGGCTGCCCATTGCAAAAGAGTTTATCAATGCGCATAAAGGTTTTGTATGGGCAGAGAGCGAAGAGAGCAAAGGGTCGGTTTTTTCTTTTGTACTGCCTGAATATTCAACAAAAGTTAAAGGATTTAACACGGACGAAAAAAATGTTAATATGTTAGTAGGAAATGACGACTTCGGGGAAGAAAATGAGTAGAAAGACTGTTTTAATTGCAGACGATGAAGCTGATATCGTTGAAACCATGCAATTTATGCTTGAAGCTGAAGGTTTTAATACGCTTGTTGCTTATAACGGCGAAGAAGCATTGATGTACGCCAAAGAAAATATTCCTGATTTAATTCTTTTGGATGTTATGATGCCGAAAATGAACGGCTATAAAGTATCACGTCTGTTGAAATTCGACAGCAAATATAAAAACATCCCTATTTTAATGCTTACCGCACGTTCTCAAGAGGAGGATAAATTGATTGGAGAAGAAACAGGAGCGGATGAATATATTACAAAACCCTTTGAAATTACCGCTGTTATTGATAAGATTAAGCAGTATTTAAAGGTGTAGCATGCAGCTTTTAACCAACAAAACAATGGAAAAGTTAAAATATGATTTAGTCAGGGAAAACGTTGTAACTTATGAACAACTCACCCGGGCGCAAAATGCTGCTTCGCAAAATGCCACCAATATAGGGGTCGAACTTATTCGGGAAAAATTTATAACCGAAAAAGAACTTTTGCAATTTATAGAGAAAAAACTCCACATCCCTTTTGTTAATTTGAACGATTATGAAATAGACAAACATTGCCTTCATTTTATCGGAGTTGAAGACGCTCAGAAATATAAAATTATACCTCTGTTCAAAATAGAAGAAGTCTT
Encoded here:
- a CDS encoding DUF6485 family protein — translated: MECKISQNKAHCTCSYPCQRRGLCCECVAYHRSAGQIPGCFFTPAGEKTYDRSYKAFIRDCENR
- a CDS encoding hybrid sensor histidine kinase/response regulator, whose protein sequence is MPKILVFSNQSDDFINIVNPLKEIGYIVEYLSDESKIFETISAFVPDIMLLCSYTAIKDIAFALRKIRLQDEGGDIQIILLVNKDAEIDEVFSGADGYVTRPINPNILVATVNAHLRLKNHLDIFSANNSELAKRFYQLKVLYDTNSNLAGTLNKRRLINIMNEGLEQSISYSLCSTLVMDNPDDISLIINSHYPITKRLEQALKLRAMIAYKSMFKNESLPFEINIEKVRTEVNFKQENGKYDLEVMSYGSVFSPISTSDKFFGTVEIMRDTELSNEDITCFQTVVSQVALPLESAILYEEIQDKNVKLEKLEKLKSEFVSIVSHELRTPLTAIKNSIDIMLSGKSGELTDGMKNFLSMGDRNVVRLSGIINDLLDLSKIEAGKMQYRFEEINLVNPINFVISTLKSTAEAKNITFGAKINIDEARVYADMQKVEQILTNLTSNAIKFTGKDGSVSITLDKIQAKNLDISKFYEYNKEPLAENYFLVQVQDTGIGIAKENMTKVFDKFQQIESSLSRKVGGTGLGLPIAKEFINAHKGFVWAESEESKGSVFSFVLPEYSTKVKGFNTDEKNVNMLVGNDDFGEENE
- a CDS encoding response regulator; this encodes MSRKTVLIADDEADIVETMQFMLEAEGFNTLVAYNGEEALMYAKENIPDLILLDVMMPKMNGYKVSRLLKFDSKYKNIPILMLTARSQEEDKLIGEETGADEYITKPFEITAVIDKIKQYLKV
- a CDS encoding TolC family protein; translated protein: MKFYIRLTAIFSAILIFQHHANATTMFLGGIDEAIGIAVENSHELRSEQARFGISESRVFTANSILNPVIISDNGIAEETYRLGVQIVIETASKRKKRTEAANVVLDITKEEINAKILDIKSKVRKAYIELYALQEQEKASMEILNTIDELLRITHEKQKKGFLRDEEILQIEITRINTENEIEDTKMAIFRAHTDLNLLLGHDAGVKYSLETPNLAERLTNIHKLSQEEHSQNLEKLQIIAYENRPELKIEQNNIKLAVKRLEIAKANRVPNLLLAGGPDMVTTDGTNLGAFIMGAFEVPVFNRQQGPIKEAVAQRYYSEKNYELQKKEITNEIQDAYSRIVADTILIEKYENKLLRKANEVVAKSKQSFDKDNNDIILAIMAQQAAIKVKYSYITLIKDYQNAISDLERAIGTSI
- a CDS encoding GGGtGRT protein — translated: MIKFEGQDRRQAKLDKVLPEYGFKSLEEARDLCLSKGIDVDEIVKGTQTIAFENAVWAYTLGCAIAIKKGTKTAVDAACDIGLGLQAFCIPGSVGDQRDVGIGHGNLASMLLREETKCFCFLAGHESFAAAEGAIGIARNANKVRKEPLRVILNGLGKDAAYVIARINGFTYVETEYDYATGKLHIVSEKPFSTGERASVKAYGADDVSEGVAVMVHEGVDVSITGNSTNPTRFQHPVAGTYKKWCNENGRKYFSVASGGGTGRTLHPDNMAAGPASYGMTDTMGRMHGDAQFAGSSSVPAHVEMMGVIGMGNNPMVGATVAVAVAVQNAMN
- a CDS encoding ATP-binding protein; the encoded protein is MPKFFKEIFFSSNNEIFILHENGEIISMNSSAVERFSNLKNIYEINHLLNFEICILQSDEIMTYTPLYACLNSNEPFFANVILQQGEDQFSEYFLYSFQEAGCRILFLQNRFSKNLENRCFQLQSEVSQTRELKQKLESQFLRTKLLNLISSKIREHIDTAKILEIVEEQLKKTVNLQEFMFIKSENNTVNYKNNIFKDKVKTFRENSFSELYVPVFQGQNLAGGMVIAKDSDFAQEEEDLIKNLSNLLSTAFNQAALFEELEMQKQSLETALQQLKNAQLQIVQSEKMATLGQLVAGVAHEINTPLGAISSNLDLVEKLINSGKDGHELINLLQQIYPVNKEAIQRIEKIVKSLKNFTRLDEAKLKKVDITEGIKSSIELVRHEAKNRVKIIENYADIPPIKCFADHINQVIMNILINAIQSIKNEGIVEITTAEKGDFISVAIKDNGEGIDPEILDRIFEFGFTTKKIGIGTGLGLSLAKKIIEDHHGEIKVYNNEGEGTTFEILLPVTC